A region from the Verrucomicrobiota bacterium genome encodes:
- a CDS encoding Gfo/Idh/MocA family oxidoreductase — protein MNKSIRFTRRQFLRASATAAAAFTIVPRHVLGGAGFTPPSEILTRAVIGVGGMGMGHVKSINTSCKLLAVCDVDAKHLQNAVQAGGPDCKGYRDFREVLERKDIDIVHIPTPPHWHALIAIAAAKAGKDIWCEKPMTRTIGEGEALVAAVRKHRRIFRLNTWFRFQDNLYGMGTPVKPIKKALVHGLLGWPLKATLNASTGFDWKFYWVGRTDLVPQPVPPELDYDFWLGPAPFKPYHPHRVHGTFRGYWDYDGGGLGDMGQHYLDPVQYLLGKDDESPVLIESDAPKQDTDAVGTFRYIRMVYRDGCEIILDGENRDKSAAFLEGPQGKIFKGLKSDIPNFESKLAGLSDPEPQLTDFVEAVKTRRKFALNESNGHRSCTLVNLAKVAMQTGKVLRFDSKRQRFIGDREANRHILEPMRGPWKL, from the coding sequence ATGAATAAATCCATCCGCTTCACTCGCCGCCAGTTCTTGCGCGCTTCTGCCACGGCGGCGGCCGCCTTCACCATTGTTCCCCGCCACGTTCTGGGCGGTGCGGGTTTCACCCCGCCCAGCGAAATCCTCACGCGCGCCGTCATCGGCGTCGGAGGCATGGGCATGGGACACGTCAAGAGCATCAACACCTCCTGCAAACTCCTCGCTGTCTGTGATGTCGATGCGAAGCACTTGCAAAATGCAGTGCAAGCGGGCGGACCCGATTGCAAAGGCTATCGAGATTTTCGGGAAGTGCTGGAACGAAAGGATATCGACATCGTTCACATTCCCACGCCGCCCCACTGGCATGCGTTGATCGCCATCGCTGCCGCCAAGGCGGGCAAAGACATTTGGTGCGAAAAGCCCATGACCCGCACCATCGGCGAAGGCGAGGCCCTGGTGGCGGCGGTTCGCAAACACCGGCGCATCTTTCGCCTCAACACCTGGTTCCGTTTCCAGGACAACCTCTACGGGATGGGAACCCCCGTGAAGCCGATCAAAAAGGCCCTCGTCCATGGCCTGCTGGGCTGGCCCCTCAAAGCGACTTTGAACGCATCCACCGGATTTGATTGGAAGTTCTACTGGGTCGGCCGCACCGATTTAGTTCCTCAACCGGTCCCACCCGAACTCGACTACGACTTTTGGCTTGGCCCCGCCCCATTCAAACCCTACCACCCGCATCGTGTCCACGGCACGTTCCGCGGCTATTGGGATTACGATGGCGGCGGCTTGGGGGACATGGGGCAGCATTACCTCGATCCCGTGCAGTATCTGCTCGGCAAGGATGACGAAAGTCCGGTCCTGATCGAATCCGACGCGCCCAAGCAGGACACCGACGCCGTCGGCACGTTTCGATACATTCGCATGGTCTACCGGGACGGCTGCGAAATCATTCTTGACGGGGAAAACCGGGACAAGTCGGCGGCCTTTCTCGAAGGACCCCAAGGCAAGATATTCAAGGGCCTCAAGTCCGATATTCCGAACTTCGAATCCAAGCTCGCCGGCTTGTCTGACCCCGAACCGCAGCTTACGGATTTTGTGGAAGCCGTGAAAACGCGGCGTAAGTTTGCGCTGAACGAGAGCAATGGCCACCGGTCCTGCACCCTCGTCAACCTGGCCAAAGTGGCCATGCAAACGGGGAAGGTCTTGCGTTTCGACTCGAAACGGCAACGCTTCATCGGCGACCGGGAGGCCAATCGACACATCCTCGAGCCCATGCGCGGGCCTTGGAAACTTTAG
- a CDS encoding glutamine synthetase yields the protein MKLNELKQKARQGLIDTVVVGFPDPFGRLVGKRFTADYFLKSVVSHGTHACNYLLTVNLDMDPLDGFEVANWDAGFGDFEMRPDLTTLRTIPWLPATALVLCDYARAEGSLVREAPRSVLRAQLDRVRSAGLTCYAASELEFYLFNHSFHHAASAGYRELVPSSDYRIDYQLMQPARDEALMRAIRNGMMAAGVPVESSKGEWSRGQHEINFTYDQPLPMADKHVLFKQGVKELADQHGKSVTFMAKYAPGEAGNSCHIHMSLWKGTRSLFWDSARKTGSKVFRQFLGGLMKYCPELCLFFAPTVNSYKRFQPGSWAPTRMAWSRDNRTCGFRVVGEGNGFRIENRMPGADANPYLAFAAMLAAGLAGIEEALDCGDEYRGNAYVDSALTRLPSTLRDAADLFERSGIARKSFGEEVVRFYTHHARLELQSFNDAVTDWEKQRYFERI from the coding sequence ATGAAATTGAATGAACTGAAGCAGAAGGCGCGGCAGGGGTTGATCGACACGGTGGTCGTCGGGTTTCCGGACCCGTTCGGGCGGTTGGTGGGCAAGCGATTTACCGCGGACTATTTTCTCAAATCCGTCGTCTCGCATGGCACACACGCCTGCAATTATCTGCTCACGGTCAACTTGGACATGGATCCGCTGGACGGCTTTGAAGTGGCCAATTGGGATGCCGGTTTTGGCGATTTCGAAATGCGTCCGGATCTGACGACCCTGCGGACGATTCCCTGGCTGCCGGCGACCGCCTTGGTGCTTTGCGATTACGCGCGGGCGGAGGGTTCGCTGGTTCGAGAGGCGCCGCGATCCGTGTTGCGCGCGCAGTTGGATCGTGTCCGGTCGGCGGGGCTGACGTGTTATGCGGCGAGTGAGCTGGAGTTTTATTTGTTCAATCACAGTTTTCACCACGCCGCGTCGGCGGGCTATCGGGAACTTGTGCCTTCCAGCGATTATCGCATCGATTACCAACTGATGCAGCCCGCGCGGGACGAAGCGTTGATGCGGGCGATTCGCAATGGGATGATGGCGGCGGGCGTGCCGGTGGAGAGCAGCAAGGGGGAATGGAGCCGCGGCCAGCACGAAATCAATTTCACCTACGATCAGCCGCTCCCCATGGCCGACAAGCATGTGCTCTTCAAACAAGGGGTGAAAGAGCTGGCGGATCAGCACGGCAAATCGGTGACCTTCATGGCCAAGTACGCGCCAGGTGAAGCCGGAAACTCCTGCCACATCCACATGAGCTTGTGGAAAGGCACACGCAGTTTGTTTTGGGACTCGGCGAGGAAAACGGGGTCAAAGGTGTTTCGGCAGTTTCTCGGCGGGTTAATGAAGTATTGTCCCGAGCTGTGCTTGTTTTTCGCCCCCACCGTCAACAGTTACAAACGGTTTCAACCGGGCAGTTGGGCTCCGACCCGCATGGCCTGGTCGCGCGACAATCGCACGTGCGGCTTCCGCGTGGTGGGCGAGGGAAACGGTTTTCGGATTGAAAACCGCATGCCGGGCGCGGATGCCAATCCCTACCTTGCGTTTGCCGCGATGCTGGCGGCGGGACTTGCCGGGATCGAGGAAGCACTCGATTGCGGCGATGAGTATCGCGGTAACGCCTACGTGGATTCCGCGCTGACGCGGCTGCCGTCCACTTTACGGGACGCCGCGGATCTTTTCGAACGATCCGGCATCGCCCGAAAATCCTTTGGCGAAGAGGTGGTTCGATTCTACACCCACCATGCCCGGTTGGAGCTGCAATCCTTCAACGACGCGGTGACCGATTGGGAAAAGCAGCGCTATTTCGAGCGGATCTAG